The proteins below come from a single bacterium genomic window:
- the dnaA gene encoding chromosomal replication initiator protein DnaA encodes MNILWSEVLFDLEREVPAQTFATWIKPLEASRVERDVFFITAPNRFFADWLKDNGLSSLIEGILERRLGTRVRVEFTISKKPQRQPPSGETAKKEKSEWRERSVRIGLNPRHTFESFVVGPCNEFAQAASKAVAGGSHHNYNPLFIYGGVGLGKTHLLNAIGNQKLMENPQLKICFVTSESFTNELIQALTNDRMNEFRAKYRSMDVLLVDDIQFLKKKERTQEEFFHTFNALYERQKSIVLSSDKFPKEIPEIEDRLRSRFEWGLIADIQPPDMETKVAILNKKAQIESIEMPGEVSMFLASRVLSNIRELEGSLTRVAAFANLTHTSINIELAKKVLQGSSQGPESSLSVEDVLKAVSAHCKIKISDIKGKRRTKVIAWARQLSMYLSRELTDSSFPEIGNRLGGKDHSTVMYACDKIAEMAEKDRDVARQINSIKSTLGK; translated from the coding sequence ATGAATATCCTCTGGAGCGAGGTTCTCTTTGATCTTGAAAGGGAGGTTCCCGCCCAAACCTTCGCCACCTGGATTAAACCTCTGGAGGCATCAAGGGTTGAGAGAGACGTCTTTTTCATAACGGCGCCCAACCGGTTTTTCGCGGACTGGCTCAAGGACAACGGGCTTTCCTCGCTGATCGAGGGGATCCTGGAGCGCCGCCTCGGGACCAGGGTCCGCGTCGAATTCACGATCTCAAAAAAACCCCAGCGCCAGCCTCCTTCCGGCGAGACGGCTAAAAAAGAAAAGAGCGAGTGGCGCGAAAGATCGGTGCGCATAGGCCTTAACCCAAGGCACACCTTTGAATCCTTCGTAGTGGGCCCCTGCAACGAATTCGCGCAGGCGGCCAGCAAGGCGGTCGCGGGCGGCTCCCACCACAATTACAACCCTCTCTTCATCTACGGGGGAGTCGGTCTCGGGAAGACCCACCTCCTTAACGCCATAGGCAACCAGAAGCTGATGGAAAACCCTCAGCTGAAGATTTGCTTCGTCACCTCCGAATCCTTCACGAACGAACTGATTCAGGCTCTCACCAACGACCGGATGAACGAGTTTCGGGCCAAGTACCGGTCGATGGACGTTCTTCTGGTGGACGACATCCAGTTCCTGAAAAAGAAGGAGCGCACGCAGGAGGAGTTTTTCCACACCTTCAACGCCCTCTACGAGAGACAAAAATCCATAGTCCTTTCGAGCGACAAGTTCCCCAAGGAGATTCCCGAGATCGAGGACCGCCTCCGCTCCCGCTTTGAATGGGGGCTCATAGCAGACATCCAGCCGCCGGATATGGAGACCAAGGTCGCGATACTTAACAAGAAGGCGCAGATCGAGTCGATAGAGATGCCCGGCGAAGTCTCCATGTTTCTGGCTTCCCGGGTCTTGTCCAACATAAGAGAGCTGGAAGGCTCCCTTACCCGCGTGGCCGCTTTCGCGAACCTTACCCACACCAGCATAAACATAGAGTTGGCCAAGAAGGTTCTGCAGGGGTCCTCGCAGGGGCCGGAATCCTCCCTGAGCGTGGAGGACGTGCTGAAGGCCGTTTCCGCTCACTGCAAGATAAAGATCTCCGACATAAAGGGAAAGAGGCGCACGAAGGTCATAGCCTGGGCGAGGCAGCTCTCCATGTATCTGTCAAGAGAGCTTACCGACAGCTCCTTTCCGGAGATAGGAAACCGTCTGGGGGGAAAGGACCATTCAACCGTTATGTACGCCTGCGACAAGATAGCCGAAATGGCCGAAAAGGACCGCGACGTGGCCCGGCAGATAAACTCGATAAAGTCCACCCTCGGCAAATGA